Sequence from the Sulfuracidifex tepidarius genome:
CTTGAACCGAGAAGTAGAACGTGTTATTTCCCACCTTCCAAGTACCTCCAACCACAGAGGAGACCTGAGAGGGGGTCAGAATCTCTCCATTAGGTTGTATGAAAGCAGGAAGGACTCCCGCGATCACTATCAAAATTACGACTACTGCTACAAGAGCTAAAATTGCCTTCATCGGAAACTTAGATCCAGCTTGAGGAGGTGTGTAATTTGATGGTGGAGTTGGAGGAAAGTTGAACATAAGAGGAGAGCCACACTTAGCACAGAAGCGCGCATCGTCCTTGTTTTCATATCCACATTTGTTACACTTAATCATTCCGACTCAGTTTTAAGTTCAACCGATTACCTTATAAGTTTTTCATTATTTTTAACGTCTCCATTATTAAGATTTATAATTTATTTTTAAATTATAAAAATAATAAAAATTGGATTTTATCTAGGAAAAGAGTTTGAAGCTTCAAAACTAATAAAATCAAACGTTCTTTTCTTGACTTTCACTTCCTTTCACGTTGAGATCAGATCCTTTAAAATTGAACTCCGACTGGGAGACCCCAGTGTTAGAAGACTTATTCACTGTCACATCAGTGGTTGGTGTGTTAGTAGTAACTTGTTTCTCAGGTATTTTTGAAATGTCTATGTTCCTGGACATTAGAGCTATCAGCACCATTACAAGCCCTACACCAGCTGCAATGAAGAACGTAGCTTGGAAGGCAAAGTCAGTCGGCAGCTTGACGGTCATGTAACTCGTAACTCCGTTCACTGTCATGGGGTACACACGGTAGCTGTAATATGTAGCTAACAGAGACCCTGCTATTGATGGACCGAAGGCACCGCCTATGAGCCTGAATACCGTGTTCATTCCGGTTGCCACTCCCAGGAATTTCCTCTCTATAGAGAAAGTCAATACGTTTATGAGGACTACGTTCAGCATAGCTGACCCGAGCATCATCATTGCTGCTAAGAATGTTATTGAGAGCTCTCCTGCGTTAGAGCCGTTTATCGACACAAGTCCTAGAAGGAAGTAGAACACTGAAACTAGGGCTGACGCTCCCACTAGAACGGGTTTGGTGCCACTCTTTACCACAGACCTAGACGCTACTGCTGCTCCAACTATCTGCATTAGAGAAACGGGCAAGAGGAGTAACCCAGTACTCAGGATGTCTAAGCCGAAACCTACAGGGGTAGGAAGCTCGTAAAGGTACGATAGAGACTGATAAGCCATGAACATGCTTATTCCAGCCACCAGCGCAGCTAGGTTAGCCACTAACACGTTCCTCCTGCTCAACAGTTTAGTTGAGATCAGCGGGAACTTGGCCCTGCTCTGATAGAATATGAACGAAGCGAACAGGATTCCTCCAAGGGCCATCACAGAGAAGAACTCCAGCGAAGTCCATCCCCATGTTGGGGCCTCGGAGAAACCTAGTGTAAGCATGGTGAGTGAAATCCCCATCATTGCAGCTCCTAAATAGTCGATCTTACTGTCACGGTTAACGAACCTCGACTCCCTTATGTATTTTATGGTTAATATATCTAGTAAAATTACAACCGGAATTACAGTGTGATAAGTGTACTGCCAACCGAAGGTCTGAGCGATATATCCTGCTATCGGAAGGCTTATGGCAGAGCCTATCCCGAACATTGCGCTTACCGTGCCCTGTGCCTTGGGGACCATCTTGGGAGGAAACTCCTCACGTATCAAGCTGAAAGCCAATGGAAACATACCTAGGCCTATTCCCTGAAGGACCCTGAATGCCACGAAAGCGTCGAAGTTCGGGGCGAACCCGTTTAGCGTGACAGCTACAGCGTAGATTGACATCACGACAACTAGTATCTTCTTCTTACCGTATATGTCGCCTAGTTTGCCTACAATCGGGTTAGCCACGACTCCGCTTATCAAGTAAGCAGTGAGTACCCAGCTCACAGTGGCTGAGTTAACTCCGAAGTCGCTCGCGATTGTCGGAAGAGAAGGTATTAACATTGCTTCAGTATACATTACCATTATAGCTATGGGAGCTAAGATGAACAAAGCTCTCTTAGCGTAATTTAAGTCGTACTCGTCAGACATAGTTATCAGGAAGGTAGGTGAATTTATAAACTTATCTAAAATTTCGTTTAACGAAAAATTTGATATTTGACCTTTAAATGGTTAAGGTTTCGTACCCCTCCTTTATCCTGTTGAGTACATATATGCCTCCTACTGGAGCGAACTCGTCCACTAGCCCTTCCTCTAGGTCATCTTTGTCCAAACCGACGTTCTTCATTGCCACCTCGCAAGCGATCACTTTAACTCCTCTCTTCTTAGCTTTCCTGATGGAATCTAGAATAGGTTTGAACATGGCTTGCTTCTTGTTCAATGCCTCAACTGCAGGAGTTAAGAATATCATTTCCACGTATATGTTAGGGTCAGCCTCCTTGATCTTTGACGCCATTCCGACGTTAGCTAAGAGCTTAACCATGTTTTCTCCCTTCCGGTCATGAACACGAAAAGTATTTTGTCGTTCATGTAATGTGAGTCTCTTATGTGTTTTTAAGCTTGAATATTAAAATAATCTAAGAATTTTATTATTATATCTTTTTAATTTTTTAAGTTAAATAAATAAAAGTTAGAGCACTTAGGCTTTGTGGCTTATAGAGAGAAATAGATTCTTGCCTGAATTAGGTCCCACTCTAACCTTTATATTTATAAATTTGGTTCCTTTAAAGGGTACCGTGAGAATTGCCTTAATATATTACGGGGGCCAGTACAACCACCTCATACTTAAGAACTTGAAGTATCTGGGTGTAGACGTGATGACCGTCTCTCCTGACAGGGGAGTGGAGGAGCTGAACGCATTTGACGGGATAGTGTTCAGCGGTGGGCCTTTCTCCGTGGAAGAGGAGATCTCTAAGATGGGGAATTCCCCTGTATACGTTAAGGAGACCAGCGTTCCGAAGCTTGGGATATGTCTAGGACATCAACTCATCTCCTACGTGTTGGGAGGTAAGGTAAGGAAAGCTGTATCGCCGGAGTACGGGTTGGTGAAAGTGGAGGTCTTGGACAACGATACGATACTCTCTGGGTTCACCAAGCAGTTCAATGCGTGGGAGAGCCACTGGGACGAAGTCATAGAACCGCCTCCTGGGTTCAGGGTATTAGCGTCAAGCCCCAGCTCTAAGGTTCAAGCAATGGTGAATCAAGACAACACAGTGTTCGGGGTCCAGTTCCATCCGGAGGTCAAACACACCGAGAACGGGACTCTAGTATTTAAAAATTTCATAACAGCAATAAAGAAGTAATGTTGGACACTTTCGTGATCGAGAAACTGCTCTCTTTCCTAAAGGAGGACGCATACCCTGAGGACGTGACCGGGAGGTTCGCCTCGGGGATAAGGGCATATGCCGAGATCAAAGTAAAGGACTCGGGAGTTCTGTGTGGAGTGAAGATAGTGATCCCCTTCCTTAAATACATGGGGCTGGAGGTGAAAGGGTTCTCTGAGGATGGCACACAAGTCAACAGAGGAGATGTAGTACTGCGTTTTGAGGGGGACGGTGAAGTAGTCCTAGCTGTGGAGAGGACTGTTCTAAACGTTGTGTCTAAACTTTCAGGGATATCAACCTCAACCATGGAAATGGTGAAGAAAGCTAAGGAGGTTAACCCTGAGGTGAAGATAGCTGGGACAAGGAAGACCACTCCAGGCCTCAGGGACTTTGAGAAATACGCTATAGAGATAGGAGGAGGAGACCCACACCGACTCGGGTTGTTTGACGCCGTACTGATAAAGGACAACCACATTTCCCTCTTGGGAGGGGTTTCTGAGAGCTTGAGGAAAGTCAAGTCCATGACCAGCTTCACGAAAAAGGTGGAAATAGAGGTATTATCACTGGAGGACGCTTTAATAGCGTATAATGAGGGGGCTGACGCTATCTTACTCGATAATATGACGCCGGCCCAAGTGAGGGAAGTTGTTGAAAGGTTGAAAGGAAAGGTCATCCTGGAAGCGTCAGGAAACATAAACCCAGAGAACGTGAAAGAGTACGCTTCTACTGGAGTTGACGTTATCTCCAGCGGGTTCATTACTCACTCTTCAAGAGCATTAGACATCAGCTTGGACGTGTTCAAGCTCTAGAGTAACAAGCATACGAAAGGTTCAGCTTCTTTTAATCTATATAATAGTCGCAATCGTCAGAAAAATGCCAACATATTTCTAGGTAACAGTTACAACGATAACCGTGGTAACTGAAGTGTGAGTCCCACATGATCCTGTTATTACATGTTATTATATAGGTCTGTTAGACTATATACTTCTTTGTGATACATATTTCCTTAATATTAACTATGTATTTTATATTGGTCATCCTTTTTTATTTCCGTAATTCATTTTTCCTATGAATAAGAACCAGAAAATTTTGGCTGTAGGTATAGCTATATTGGTTATCCTAGTAGCCTTGGCGTCTCTATATCCGTATCTGAGCAAGAAGTCTGAAGTGACTGAATCATCGTTTTCAGGCTACCTATCGACCAGCGACCTTGAAAAGGCTGTAGGAGGTACGTGGAGCTTTGATGAGAGCGGATCGTATAACTACACGGTAAGCAACGGAAACGTGACATATCACTACTATAAAGGGAGTCCTAAAGTATATCCCGTGGATACTGCCATAGGAAAGGATCCATTCTCGTACCTCATACACCAGGAAGAAGCAGTACTCGGGTATTTCCCAAGCTCTCCCGCATCATTCGTCAGTGGAGTGGTGAGAGGATATCACCTGAAGTTCGTTAACGGAAACGACGAAATAGAACTTGATCTAGTCAACATGTCTTCGTCTCTCGCCAGTCAGCTTTACAGCTCAGCTAAGTCCTCTTCTTACTATGTGTCTACCTCAAAAGGAGACCTCTACTACGGGTTCTACAGCGGTAGCGGATACTGCGCCGTTGTGGGGGCTGTTTCGACTTACATGTTCAATATCTACTTCAAACCCGCTCAGAGTAAAACAGCGATGACGCAAGTGCTAGAGGACGTAGCAACTAACTTGGGCCTCTCCCCTTCATCTTCCGTCTCGACCAAAGAGCCAACTGTGAGTGTGGCTCCAAAGGAGATCAAGCTACCTTTCAACCTGAGCTTGACTTCAAGTGAGGTGAGTAGCGTGTTGGGTAATAAGTGGACTTTCGACCCAACGTGTACGCTGAACGCTTCCATATCTAATGGTGACGTCCAATACCTTTTCTATAACGGTAAGTACTATAACGTGAGCGTGGACAAGTTCTCAGCTGCAGATCCAATGTATTACCTGTCTGGGAACATGAAGGACGCAATGAACGTGTCCATTCAGGACCAATACCTCTACGGGAACTCATCTTACGTCCAGATAGTCACTTTCGAGTACAACGGGACTCAGTTCCAAGCATACGTGTTGAACGTGTCAACCTCTATACTTAACATGTTGCCTTCTTCAGGAGTTCACGTGTCCAAGTACGACACTATACTCAGCTTCAAGTACGACGGTTTGCTGTTAAACTTGTACGTGGGGATGTCCACCAGTTCGTCTCAGCAGTCACAGTTGATGAACTTGTTGGAGAAATCTCTGATTATAATTAATAATAATTAACCTTTTTCTTATCAAGTTCTATTAATTCCTCTTTCTCTTATTTGTATTTTATTTATTGTGTCTTTTAACTCTTATATACATTATTTTCGTATATATGACTATATCAGACGTAATAAGCGTAAGGGTCAGGAGGGAACTAAAGAAGAAGGCAGAAGAGTTAGGAATTAACTTTAGAGAAGTTGTTGAGAAAGCATTAGAGAATGCAATAAATGAGAAGAAGGGAGATGAACTCAGGGACACTGCTACTAAGATTAAAGACTTGATGAAGGACGTACGAGAAGAGGACTGGGTAAAGGCAGTCAGAGAGGATAGGAATGAAAGATAGGTTTCTCTTCGATACTTCTGCTTTATACCCTGTTCTCAACTACATCGATGAAATTGATGTGAGTAGAGTTCACATATTGAGTTTAACTTTCTACGAAGTAGGAAACGTAATATGGAGAGAGTTTTCTGTGCGCAAAAAGATCGTGGACCCCATCTCACTGGCTAAACTTTTTCAAAAAATTCATGAAGGAGCTCAGAGTGTTGGAAGGCCCTCCATTAGATGAGGTGATGAAAGTAGCGTCAGAAAAGGGCTTAACTTTTTATGACGCTTCATACGTCTGTTCCGCTGAATCAAATGGGCTTATCCTAGTATCGGAAGACAAAGAGTTGATAAAGAGAGCTAAGGCTATTCCTTTAAAAGATATCCTAAATAGGACAAAAAAATTAGGGTGTTCTTCAGGGAACGGCGACTCATGTGACCTCTGCAAGTTATATTTCAAGAAGAGACGAGTATAATGAAGTAGATTGCTAAGCGCAAATCCTTACCTTGTCGACTTGAAAACATTCAATTAATTTTATTATAATTATTTAAATAAAC
This genomic interval carries:
- a CDS encoding DsrE family protein produces the protein MVKLLANVGMASKIKEADPNIYVEMIFLTPAVEALNKKQAMFKPILDSIRKAKKRGVKVIACEVAMKNVGLDKDDLEEGLVDEFAPVGGIYVLNRIKEGYETLTI
- a CDS encoding type II toxin-antitoxin system CcdA family antitoxin, which encodes MSDVISVRVRRELKKKAEELGINFREVVEKALENAINEKKGDELRDTATKIKDLMKDVREEDWVKAVREDRNER
- a CDS encoding GMP synthase subunit A; the protein is MRIALIYYGGQYNHLILKNLKYLGVDVMTVSPDRGVEELNAFDGIVFSGGPFSVEEEISKMGNSPVYVKETSVPKLGICLGHQLISYVLGGKVRKAVSPEYGLVKVEVLDNDTILSGFTKQFNAWESHWDEVIEPPPGFRVLASSPSSKVQAMVNQDNTVFGVQFHPEVKHTENGTLVFKNFITAIKK
- a CDS encoding MFS transporter, translating into MSDEYDLNYAKRALFILAPIAIMVMYTEAMLIPSLPTIASDFGVNSATVSWVLTAYLISGVVANPIVGKLGDIYGKKKILVVVMSIYAVAVTLNGFAPNFDAFVAFRVLQGIGLGMFPLAFSLIREEFPPKMVPKAQGTVSAMFGIGSAISLPIAGYIAQTFGWQYTYHTVIPVVILLDILTIKYIRESRFVNRDSKIDYLGAAMMGISLTMLTLGFSEAPTWGWTSLEFFSVMALGGILFASFIFYQSRAKFPLISTKLLSRRNVLVANLAALVAGISMFMAYQSLSYLYELPTPVGFGLDILSTGLLLLPVSLMQIVGAAVASRSVVKSGTKPVLVGASALVSVFYFLLGLVSINGSNAGELSITFLAAMMMLGSAMLNVVLINVLTFSIERKFLGVATGMNTVFRLIGGAFGPSIAGSLLATYYSYRVYPMTVNGVTSYMTVKLPTDFAFQATFFIAAGVGLVMVLIALMSRNIDISKIPEKQVTTNTPTTDVTVNKSSNTGVSQSEFNFKGSDLNVKGSESQEKNV
- the nadC gene encoding carboxylating nicotinate-nucleotide diphosphorylase; protein product: MLDTFVIEKLLSFLKEDAYPEDVTGRFASGIRAYAEIKVKDSGVLCGVKIVIPFLKYMGLEVKGFSEDGTQVNRGDVVLRFEGDGEVVLAVERTVLNVVSKLSGISTSTMEMVKKAKEVNPEVKIAGTRKTTPGLRDFEKYAIEIGGGDPHRLGLFDAVLIKDNHISLLGGVSESLRKVKSMTSFTKKVEIEVLSLEDALIAYNEGADAILLDNMTPAQVREVVERLKGKVILEASGNINPENVKEYASTGVDVISSGFITHSSRALDISLDVFKL